A genomic region of Prevotella scopos JCM 17725 contains the following coding sequences:
- a CDS encoding DNA-deoxyinosine glycosylase produces the protein MTLHEAIIYVLEGYGSAMSSAEIAKKIFDKKLYLQQAGSMAPAKQIRARARKYPQFFIIEDGKICLKTSLDFTDSQKNKTSINLCQFTSSPFPKSKCKENLPFISQEVSSNFKQGLAPWVNEKTKVLILGTMPGDISIQQQSYYLNPRNAFWKIINKLFNSTSRLEKNRSFLNNIGIGLWDVYKEGLRKGSLDTGFIGNPSTNEIKDLLNKYQSIKSLVFNGQNTYKAFLKAIGKVNIPCYVFPSTSSAYSRMTFEEKLKVWTKLKELLK, from the coding sequence ATGACTTTACATGAAGCTATTATTTACGTATTAGAAGGCTATGGTTCTGCGATGAGCTCTGCTGAAATAGCAAAAAAAATATTTGACAAGAAATTATATCTGCAACAGGCAGGTTCTATGGCTCCAGCCAAACAGATAAGAGCTCGTGCAAGAAAATATCCACAGTTTTTTATTATTGAAGACGGTAAAATATGCCTTAAAACATCTTTGGACTTCACTGATAGTCAAAAGAATAAAACGTCAATTAATCTTTGTCAGTTTACGTCCTCACCATTTCCTAAAAGCAAATGTAAAGAAAATTTGCCATTTATCTCTCAAGAAGTGTCTTCTAATTTTAAACAGGGACTTGCTCCATGGGTAAATGAGAAAACCAAGGTGCTCATCTTAGGTACTATGCCTGGAGATATCTCTATCCAGCAGCAGTCCTACTATCTTAATCCACGCAATGCGTTTTGGAAGATTATCAATAAACTTTTCAATTCAACAAGTAGGTTAGAAAAGAACCGTTCATTTCTTAACAATATCGGTATAGGGCTATGGGATGTTTATAAGGAAGGTTTAAGAAAAGGTAGTCTTGATACAGGCTTCATCGGCAACCCTTCCACAAATGAGATAAAAGACCTACTGAATAAATATCAATCCATTAAAAGCCTTGTCTTTAATGGTCAAAATACATATAAGGCTTTCCTAAAGGCAATTGGCAAAGTTAATATACCATGTTATGTCTTTCCGTCAACGTCTTCAGCCTATAGTCGAATGACATTCGAAGAGAAGTTGAAAGTATGGACTAAACTAAAGGAGTTGCTGAAATGA
- a CDS encoding IMPACT family protein, translating into MDSDKYKTIKEKAISEGYYSEKRSKFLAFAHHVDSVEDALKIVKEYRKKYFDARHCCYAYRIGYDGTEFRANDDGEPSSTAGKPILGQIDSYGLTNTLICVIRYYGGINLGTGGLIVAYREAAADALANSEIEEKFIEEEVKYTFTYPMMNDVMRIIKEMNPRIVNQVFDNTCEVVLSIRKGQAEELRTRLKKLSFD; encoded by the coding sequence ATGGATAGCGATAAATATAAGACTATAAAAGAGAAAGCGATTAGCGAGGGATATTACTCTGAAAAGCGGAGTAAGTTCCTCGCTTTTGCACATCATGTTGATTCTGTAGAAGATGCTTTGAAGATTGTAAAAGAATATCGAAAGAAGTATTTTGATGCTCGTCATTGCTGTTATGCTTATCGAATAGGCTACGATGGTACAGAATTTCGTGCAAATGATGATGGAGAGCCATCTTCAACAGCTGGTAAGCCTATTTTAGGACAAATCGACAGCTATGGATTAACCAATACGCTGATTTGTGTTATTCGTTATTACGGAGGAATAAACCTGGGTACTGGTGGTTTGATTGTTGCTTATCGTGAAGCAGCGGCAGATGCTTTAGCAAATAGCGAGATTGAAGAAAAATTCATAGAGGAGGAAGTAAAATATACATTTACTTATCCGATGATGAATGATGTCATGCGAATTATTAAAGAAATGAATCCTCGCATTGTTAATCAGGTATTTGACAATACCTGCGAGGTTGTTCTTTCTATTAGAAAAGGGCAGGCAGAAGAACTGCGTACTCGATTGAAGAAACTATCATTTGATTGA
- a CDS encoding DUF1015 domain-containing protein — MAVIKPFKGVRPPKDLVESVASRPYDVLDSEEARAEAGDNEKSLYHIIKPEINFEVGTSEYDPRAYNSAVEQFDKFQEKGWLVQDDKEHYYIYAQTMNGKTQYGLVVGALVDDYLNGNIKKHELTRRDKEEDRMKHVRICNANIEPVFFAYPDNKVLDDLLARYAATKPEYDFVAPDDGFRHQFWVITNEDDIKTITEEFKKMPSLYIADGHHRSAAAALVGAEKAKNNKNHKGDEEYNYFMAVCFQASQLTILDYNRVVKDLNGMEVAEFLKALEKNFTVELKGKEEYRPKKLHEFSMYLDGNWYSLVAKPGTYDDNDPIGVLDVDISSRLILDELMGIKDLRSDKRIDFVGGLRGLGELKRRVDSGEMRWALALYPVSMQQIMDIADSGKIMPPKATWFEPKLRSGLVIHKLD, encoded by the coding sequence ATGGCAGTTATCAAACCTTTTAAAGGTGTTCGCCCTCCAAAAGACTTAGTTGAGTCTGTTGCTAGTCGTCCATACGATGTATTGGATTCTGAAGAAGCTCGCGCTGAAGCAGGCGATAACGAAAAGAGTTTATATCATATCATCAAACCTGAAATCAACTTCGAGGTTGGTACAAGTGAATATGATCCAAGAGCCTATAATAGTGCTGTTGAGCAGTTCGATAAGTTCCAAGAAAAAGGCTGGTTAGTTCAAGATGATAAGGAACATTATTATATTTATGCACAGACTATGAATGGCAAGACTCAGTATGGTCTTGTTGTCGGAGCTTTGGTTGATGATTATCTAAATGGTAATATCAAGAAGCATGAGTTGACGCGTAGAGATAAAGAAGAGGATAGAATGAAGCATGTGCGCATTTGCAATGCTAACATCGAGCCAGTATTCTTTGCTTATCCTGATAATAAAGTTCTTGATGATTTGTTGGCTCGTTATGCAGCTACAAAGCCTGAATATGATTTCGTTGCTCCTGATGATGGCTTCAGACATCAGTTTTGGGTTATCACAAATGAAGATGATATCAAGACAATAACAGAAGAATTCAAGAAGATGCCTAGCCTTTATATCGCTGATGGTCATCATCGTTCAGCTGCAGCAGCATTAGTTGGCGCTGAGAAGGCTAAGAACAACAAGAATCATAAGGGCGACGAGGAATATAATTACTTTATGGCTGTATGCTTCCAAGCAAGTCAATTGACAATTCTCGATTATAATCGTGTTGTCAAAGACCTAAATGGCATGGAAGTTGCTGAATTCTTAAAGGCTTTGGAGAAGAACTTCACAGTAGAGTTAAAAGGCAAGGAAGAATATCGTCCTAAGAAACTTCATGAGTTCTCAATGTATCTCGATGGCAATTGGTATAGCTTAGTTGCTAAACCTGGTACCTACGATGATAATGATCCAATTGGTGTTCTTGATGTAGATATTTCAAGCAGACTGATTTTGGATGAACTGATGGGTATAAAGGATCTCCGTTCAGACAAACGCATTGACTTCGTTGGTGGTTTGCGTGGCCTTGGTGAGTTGAAGCGCCGTGTAGATAGTGGTGAAATGCGTTGGGCATTAGCACTCTATCCTGTTTCTATGCAGCAGATTATGGATATTGCTGATAGCGGTAAGATTATGCCACCAAAGGCAACATGGTTTGAGCCTAAACTTCGTTCTGGTCTTGTTATCCATAAGCTGGATTAA
- a CDS encoding NAD(P)-dependent oxidoreductase, which yields MKVLIATEKPFAPSAVQGITNELKNAGHEVVLLEKYTDKTQLLDAVKDADAMIVRSDKVTPEVLDAAKQLKIVVRAGAGYDSIDTAYAKEKNVVVENTPGQNSNAVAELVFGMLVYAVRNFFNGKAGTELKGKKLGILAFGNVGRNVARIAKGFDMDVYAFDAFCPADAIEAAGVHACKTQDELFQTCDVVSLHIPATPQTVKSINYRLVNLLPKKGVLVNTARKEVIDEEELIKLMAEREDLKFVTDIMPDADAEFKKFEGRYFSTPKKMGAQTAEANNNAGIAAAKQINSFFATGDTKFQVNK from the coding sequence ATGAAAGTTTTAATTGCAACTGAAAAACCGTTTGCACCATCTGCTGTGCAAGGTATCACAAATGAACTAAAGAATGCAGGACATGAAGTTGTTTTGCTTGAAAAATATACAGATAAGACTCAATTGCTTGATGCAGTGAAAGATGCTGATGCAATGATAGTACGTTCTGATAAGGTTACTCCTGAAGTTTTGGATGCTGCTAAGCAGCTGAAGATTGTTGTTCGTGCAGGTGCAGGTTACGATTCTATCGACACTGCATATGCAAAAGAAAAGAATGTTGTCGTTGAAAATACTCCTGGTCAGAACTCAAATGCTGTTGCTGAACTTGTATTTGGCATGTTAGTATATGCTGTTCGCAACTTCTTCAATGGTAAGGCGGGTACAGAGTTGAAGGGTAAGAAGCTGGGTATTCTTGCTTTTGGTAACGTTGGTCGCAATGTCGCACGTATCGCTAAAGGTTTTGATATGGATGTTTATGCATTTGATGCATTCTGCCCTGCTGATGCTATTGAGGCTGCTGGTGTACATGCTTGCAAGACACAGGATGAGTTGTTCCAAACATGTGATGTTGTATCACTCCATATCCCAGCAACACCTCAGACTGTAAAAAGTATCAATTATCGCCTCGTAAACTTACTCCCAAAGAAGGGTGTACTCGTAAACACTGCGCGTAAAGAGGTTATTGATGAAGAAGAATTGATCAAATTGATGGCTGAACGTGAAGACTTGAAGTTTGTCACTGACATTATGCCAGACGCTGATGCTGAGTTTAAGAAGTTTGAAGGTCGCTACTTCTCTACACCAAAGAAGATGGGTGCTCAGACTGCTGAAGCAAACAATAATGCTGGTATTGCTGCAGCAAAGCAGATTAATTCTTTCTTTGCGACAGGTGATACAAAATTCCAAGTAAACAAATAA
- the serC gene encoding 3-phosphoserine/phosphohydroxythreonine transaminase: protein MKKYNFGAGPCILPREVIEKTASAILDFNGIGLSIAEISHRSKDFQPVMDEAMALVKEILNVPEGYSVLFLGGGASLEFCMIPFNFLVKKAGYLNTGVWAKKAMKEAKLFGDVVEVASSADENYTYLPKNFDVPTDLDYLHITTNNTIYGTEYHKDLDVSVRMIGDMSSDIFSRPVDVSKYDCIYGGAQKNLSMAGVTFIIIKDDVLGRVQREIPTMLDYRTHIKKGSMFNTPPVVPIYTALENLRWIKANGGVEAMEKLAKERADIVYDEIDRNKLFRGTVKCEEDRSYMNICFVLNDEYADLQDEFFKFATERGMVGIKGHRDVGGFRASCYNAMSVEGCKALVETMKEFEAKH, encoded by the coding sequence ATGAAAAAGTACAATTTTGGTGCTGGTCCATGTATTCTTCCACGTGAAGTAATTGAAAAAACAGCAAGTGCGATTTTAGATTTTAATGGTATTGGTCTCTCTATTGCAGAAATCAGTCATCGTTCAAAAGATTTCCAACCAGTTATGGATGAAGCAATGGCTTTAGTAAAGGAAATTCTTAATGTTCCTGAAGGCTATTCTGTGCTCTTCTTGGGTGGTGGTGCATCACTTGAGTTCTGCATGATCCCTTTCAACTTCTTGGTAAAGAAGGCTGGTTATTTAAATACTGGTGTTTGGGCAAAGAAAGCAATGAAAGAAGCAAAGTTGTTCGGAGATGTTGTAGAAGTTGCTTCATCAGCTGATGAGAACTACACATATCTTCCAAAGAACTTTGATGTTCCTACAGATTTGGATTACTTGCACATAACAACTAATAACACCATTTATGGTACAGAGTATCACAAAGATTTGGATGTTTCAGTTCGTATGATTGGTGATATGTCTTCTGACATCTTTAGTCGTCCTGTAGATGTTTCTAAGTATGACTGCATCTATGGTGGTGCACAAAAAAACCTCTCTATGGCAGGTGTTACATTCATTATCATTAAGGATGATGTTCTGGGTCGTGTACAGCGTGAAATTCCTACAATGTTAGATTATCGTACACACATCAAGAAGGGTTCTATGTTCAATACTCCTCCTGTAGTACCAATCTATACAGCTTTAGAGAACCTTCGTTGGATTAAAGCAAATGGTGGCGTAGAAGCAATGGAGAAACTTGCGAAGGAGCGTGCTGATATTGTGTACGATGAAATCGATCGCAACAAGTTGTTCCGTGGTACAGTTAAGTGTGAGGAAGATCGCTCTTACATGAACATCTGCTTCGTTCTTAACGATGAGTATGCTGATCTTCAGGATGAGTTCTTCAAGTTTGCAACAGAAAGAGGTATGGTTGGTATCAAGGGTCATCGTGATGTAGGTGGTTTCCGTGCAAGCTGCTACAATGCTATGTCAGTTGAAGGCTGCAAGGCTCTCGTTGAAACAATGAAGGAATTCGAGGCTAAGCATTAA
- a CDS encoding DEAD/DEAH box helicase — MHNDILTKLGITLNVMQEATAGAILHTNKDVVVMSPTGSGKTYAYLLPLIQRLDALSDELQAVVLVPGRELALQSANVLKDLGSGLRCMALYGGRPTMEEHRVLRDVKPQIVVATPGRLNDHLDKLNINAETIKWLVIDEFDKCLEFGFQDEMMSILSKLPNIERRILLSATKSDSIPKFVSLGRTIHLDYRIEEENIPDRIRLYTVTSNEKDKLESLKKLLLSLGDKSSIVFLNYRDAVERTAAFLKENGFTISWFHGGLDQRKREAALYKFSNGSAPILVSTDLASRGLDIPDVDNIIHYHFPETEDSYVHRVGRTARWDKEGRTFFILGPDEHLPEYVNNDYEEYQLPVSLPKPALPRMGTIYIGKGKKDKISKMDIVGFLCKKGGLNSSDIGKIDIKDRFTYIAIVSTKIKKTISLTKGEKIKGIRTVVEEVK, encoded by the coding sequence ATGCACAACGATATTCTTACAAAACTCGGAATTACGCTTAATGTGATGCAGGAAGCTACCGCAGGTGCAATATTGCATACGAACAAAGATGTTGTGGTAATGTCACCGACAGGCTCTGGCAAAACTTACGCTTACCTCCTGCCATTAATTCAACGTTTAGATGCGTTATCAGATGAGTTACAAGCAGTAGTTTTGGTGCCCGGGCGTGAATTAGCATTGCAGTCTGCTAATGTTCTAAAGGATTTGGGAAGTGGTCTGCGTTGTATGGCATTATATGGTGGTCGTCCAACAATGGAAGAACATCGTGTGCTGAGAGATGTTAAGCCACAGATAGTCGTTGCTACTCCTGGCAGATTAAACGACCATCTTGATAAGTTAAATATCAATGCCGAGACAATAAAGTGGCTTGTCATTGATGAGTTTGACAAGTGTCTTGAATTTGGCTTCCAAGACGAAATGATGAGTATTCTAAGCAAACTACCGAATATAGAAAGAAGAATCCTACTTTCTGCAACGAAGTCAGATTCTATTCCAAAATTTGTTTCACTTGGTAGAACCATTCATCTTGATTATCGCATAGAGGAAGAGAATATTCCTGATCGTATTCGTCTCTATACGGTTACAAGTAATGAAAAAGATAAACTTGAAAGCTTAAAGAAACTGCTACTATCTTTAGGGGATAAGAGCAGTATTGTTTTCTTGAATTATCGTGACGCTGTAGAACGTACAGCAGCATTCTTGAAAGAGAATGGCTTTACAATAAGCTGGTTTCATGGTGGGTTGGATCAACGAAAGCGTGAAGCTGCACTTTATAAATTCTCGAATGGATCTGCACCGATACTTGTTAGTACAGATCTGGCTTCCCGTGGATTGGATATCCCTGATGTTGATAATATCATACATTATCATTTCCCAGAAACGGAAGATAGCTATGTGCATCGAGTAGGGCGTACAGCGCGTTGGGATAAGGAAGGTAGAACTTTCTTTATTCTTGGTCCTGATGAGCATTTACCAGAATATGTCAACAATGATTATGAGGAGTATCAGCTTCCTGTATCATTACCTAAACCTGCTCTTCCACGAATGGGGACTATATATATAGGTAAAGGAAAGAAAGATAAGATTTCAAAAATGGACATCGTTGGCTTCCTATGTAAAAAAGGTGGTTTAAACTCGTCGGATATTGGGAAGATAGATATTAAGGATCGTTTTACTTATATTGCAATAGTAAGTACAAAAATAAAAAAAACAATTTCCTTGACTAAAGGTGAAAAAATAAAGGGTATTCGTACCGTTGTGGAAGAAGTAAAGTGA
- a CDS encoding tetratricopeptide repeat protein — MKRVLILIISILLSWNISEAQEAYQQAESFNRLAKDAFSRVEKHSNRDSVAIFKAVVDGVEYSLKSDEFDRMPNRKGKVNPRFAEENKNRLAILHPMLIDAGKYFSKGSYTRNEGLDALKLYLETRKSPLVKDNIDESGVAAYYIAYYYLKAHDLQKADEYADIAMQYDETAQGAAEIKAQCMQSKMVTEEDSLRYLSVIQRLYRTDPTNDKYFSWIMKFYQHPTPKFNIEDFIDRMLEENTNSVIPWILKGEIAMHAERWEEAIDAYKHADEIDPSSIPVAYNIGVCLNTIGLATREDVIERRKKKENVSDNEYMKYFSEARIYLERVRAKDPRRNRVDWVGPLHLDYTILNDKIKAEELEPLLTNFK, encoded by the coding sequence ATGAAAAGAGTACTAATACTGATTATTTCTATTCTTTTAAGTTGGAATATTTCTGAAGCACAAGAAGCATATCAACAGGCTGAGTCTTTTAATCGTCTTGCCAAAGATGCTTTCTCCCGTGTGGAAAAACATTCGAATAGGGATTCTGTAGCTATCTTCAAAGCCGTTGTTGATGGTGTGGAATATTCATTGAAAAGTGACGAATTTGACAGAATGCCTAATCGAAAGGGAAAAGTTAATCCTAGGTTTGCGGAGGAGAATAAAAATCGTTTGGCAATTTTGCATCCAATGCTAATTGATGCAGGTAAGTATTTCAGCAAAGGAAGTTATACGAGAAATGAAGGACTTGATGCTTTAAAATTATATCTGGAAACGCGTAAGTCTCCATTGGTAAAAGATAATATTGATGAGTCGGGTGTTGCTGCCTACTACATTGCTTATTATTACCTTAAAGCGCATGATTTACAGAAAGCTGATGAATATGCCGATATTGCTATGCAATATGATGAGACAGCACAAGGTGCTGCAGAAATTAAGGCACAATGTATGCAAAGCAAAATGGTGACAGAAGAAGATTCGCTACGTTACCTATCTGTTATACAGCGTCTTTATCGTACCGACCCAACAAATGATAAGTATTTCTCATGGATAATGAAGTTTTACCAGCATCCTACACCTAAATTTAATATCGAAGATTTTATTGATAGAATGCTTGAAGAGAATACAAACTCAGTAATCCCTTGGATTCTAAAAGGTGAAATTGCCATGCATGCAGAGCGTTGGGAAGAAGCCATTGACGCTTATAAACATGCAGATGAGATTGATCCAAGTAGTATTCCTGTTGCTTATAACATTGGTGTTTGTTTGAATACGATAGGATTAGCAACACGTGAGGATGTTATTGAACGAAGAAAAAAGAAAGAGAACGTGTCTGATAATGAATATATGAAATATTTTTCTGAAGCACGCATCTATCTTGAACGTGTGAGGGCAAAAGATCCACGAAGGAATAGAGTTGACTGGGTTGGGCCGTTACATTTGGATTATACGATATTGAATGATAAAATTAAAGCTGAAGAGCTTGAACCTCTTCTAACAAATTTTAAATAG
- a CDS encoding tetratricopeptide repeat protein: MKKLMFAALMLLSTSAAFAGDSEPLKAILKAQSYAEAAELIKANIGQLTDNAEKAKAYDKLYQLAMKKVSAEQGVQLENQTNQQMGKEGNKAVDEKGLYEAVGQAFDAAEEIVKYDNMPNAKGKVKPKYTGIADELYPLRGQLINGGIFYQGAKDDANAYKYLARYVDSADEPMFSKFDKSKDENLNEIAYFATYYAYQNKDYKKAEKYAEYAVKSKDRGKDAKQLQLAIMGAQLNSRQDSVAYADKLAGIYAQDPDNDAVLTTLTSIYSSLGMQNKAEEIVNAALAKNPNSYGALVMLGQFASQKKEYDKAADYLSRALALAKDDNAKIAINASIGQCWFYKAQDRVAAVKGVLSPAARAQFNEVYNKAITYLEAARKLDTLKEQKSSWAYPLYGCYYFVKGPQAPETLEVAAIAGVQ; the protein is encoded by the coding sequence ATGAAGAAGTTAATGTTCGCAGCATTGATGTTACTCAGTACATCTGCTGCATTCGCTGGTGACAGCGAGCCACTAAAGGCTATCCTTAAAGCACAGAGCTATGCAGAGGCTGCAGAGCTCATAAAGGCTAACATTGGACAGCTTACAGACAATGCTGAGAAGGCAAAGGCTTATGACAAGCTCTATCAACTTGCAATGAAGAAGGTAAGTGCAGAGCAGGGTGTTCAGCTTGAAAACCAGACTAACCAGCAGATGGGTAAGGAAGGTAACAAGGCTGTTGATGAGAAAGGTCTCTACGAGGCTGTAGGTCAGGCTTTCGATGCTGCTGAGGAGATTGTTAAGTATGACAATATGCCTAACGCAAAGGGTAAGGTTAAGCCTAAGTATACAGGTATTGCTGATGAGCTCTATCCACTCCGTGGTCAGCTTATCAATGGTGGTATCTTCTATCAGGGTGCTAAGGATGATGCAAATGCTTATAAGTATCTTGCTCGTTACGTAGACTCTGCTGATGAGCCAATGTTCTCAAAGTTTGATAAGTCTAAGGATGAAAACTTGAATGAGATTGCTTACTTCGCAACTTATTATGCTTATCAGAATAAGGACTACAAAAAGGCTGAGAAATATGCTGAATACGCTGTAAAGAGTAAGGACCGTGGTAAGGATGCAAAGCAGTTGCAGTTGGCTATTATGGGTGCACAGCTTAATAGTCGCCAAGACTCTGTAGCTTATGCAGACAAGCTCGCTGGTATCTATGCCCAAGATCCTGATAATGATGCCGTATTGACAACTTTGACATCTATCTATAGCTCACTTGGTATGCAGAACAAGGCAGAGGAAATTGTAAACGCTGCCCTTGCAAAGAACCCTAACAGCTATGGTGCGTTGGTAATGCTTGGTCAGTTTGCAAGTCAGAAAAAGGAATATGACAAGGCTGCTGATTACCTTTCAAGAGCTTTGGCACTTGCTAAGGATGACAACGCAAAGATTGCTATCAACGCATCAATCGGTCAGTGCTGGTTCTATAAGGCACAGGATCGTGTAGCTGCAGTTAAGGGTGTATTATCACCTGCTGCACGTGCGCAGTTTAATGAGGTATATAATAAGGCAATTACCTATCTTGAAGCTGCTAGAAAGCTTGATACGCTCAAAGAGCAAAAGAGCTCTTGGGCTTACCCACTTTATGGTTGTTACTATTTTGTAAAGGGCCCACAGGCTCCAGAGACATTGGAGGTTGCAGCTATCGCTGGCGTTCAATAA